From one Nitrosococcus halophilus Nc 4 genomic stretch:
- a CDS encoding energy transducer TonB: MSFTAFTIPTMSYRLGLALLLSALLHGAAILSIGQLNILPPPTPVHSPPLEIVLVPIKQEQAPEKPDFLAQANHIGGSLKEKQPPRPTPPSPPPASKPLQTASNGTTQPSGATLTEKKLPPPEPVTTPSVLTQKHASRPVTQQASEPEPLDTVEVEDSPKPRPSARELIAALEGQLAKEIQGYANQPRKRHIDSSTKEYAATAYLDAWRKKIERVGKMNYPEEAKRQGLSGSLILVVDLNVDGSVANIVVRRSSGYQILDEAAIRIVRLAAPFAKVPENLLQGHDILSITRTWQFHSGIGVSP, translated from the coding sequence ATGTCCTTCACAGCTTTTACTATCCCCACCATGAGCTACCGGTTGGGCTTGGCGCTGCTCCTCTCGGCTCTGCTCCATGGAGCTGCGATCCTCAGTATAGGCCAGTTGAATATTCTTCCCCCGCCGACTCCAGTCCACTCCCCCCCCTTGGAAATTGTGCTTGTCCCCATCAAACAAGAACAAGCCCCTGAGAAACCGGACTTTCTGGCCCAAGCCAATCACATCGGTGGGAGTCTGAAAGAGAAACAACCTCCACGGCCGACGCCCCCTAGCCCCCCCCCTGCTTCCAAGCCTCTCCAGACAGCCTCCAACGGGACAACTCAACCCTCAGGGGCGACCCTAACCGAGAAAAAACTTCCTCCCCCCGAGCCCGTCACCACGCCCTCCGTGCTGACTCAAAAACACGCTTCCCGCCCTGTGACTCAACAGGCATCCGAACCCGAGCCACTCGACACCGTGGAAGTGGAGGATTCTCCCAAGCCCCGGCCCTCGGCCCGAGAGTTGATCGCCGCCTTAGAAGGACAACTTGCCAAGGAAATCCAGGGTTATGCCAATCAGCCCCGTAAGCGGCACATTGATTCCAGCACCAAGGAATATGCGGCAACCGCTTATTTAGATGCTTGGCGCAAAAAAATAGAGCGGGTCGGAAAAATGAATTATCCAGAGGAGGCCAAGCGGCAGGGACTTTCGGGAAGCCTCATCCTGGTGGTGGACCTAAACGTAGATGGCAGCGTCGCCAATATTGTGGTACGCCGCTCTTCTGGTTATCAGATTTTAGACGAGGCGGCCATCCGAATCGTGCGCTTGGCCGCCCCTTTTGCCAAAGTGCCCGAGAACTTACTTCAGGGTCACGATATACTGTCTATTACCCGCACCTGGCAATTCCACAGCGGTATTGGAGTTTCGCCATGA
- the gshB gene encoding glutathione synthase, whose product MTIRLGVVMDPIATLNIKKDSTFAMLLEAQSRGWTLGYMEQSELYLKDGHAYALLRELMVKDDPASWYQLGQPHPVSLTELDLILMRKDPPFDMEYVYTTYLLERAEQAGVLVVNKPSSLRDANEKLYTAWFPQCCPPTLVTRKATLLRDFLAEQQDIVLKPLDTMGGASIFRVRQEDPNLAVIIETLTHQGQRQVMAQRYLPEIRFGDKRILMVDGQPIPYALARIPAPGETRGNLAAGGRGEGIPLSARDYWICEQVGPTLKARGLIFVGLDVIGDYLTEINVTSPTCIRELDALYGLNISAQLMDCLASRLAPQARA is encoded by the coding sequence GTGACCATTCGACTCGGCGTGGTAATGGATCCTATTGCCACCCTCAATATCAAAAAAGACAGCACCTTTGCAATGCTACTAGAGGCCCAGTCCAGGGGCTGGACCTTGGGCTACATGGAGCAAAGCGAACTTTATCTCAAGGACGGTCATGCCTATGCCCTGCTTCGAGAGCTCATGGTCAAAGACGATCCTGCGAGCTGGTATCAACTCGGTCAACCCCACCCCGTGTCACTGACCGAATTGGATCTTATCCTAATGCGAAAAGATCCCCCCTTTGACATGGAATATGTCTACACCACCTATCTGCTTGAGCGGGCAGAACAAGCCGGGGTGTTGGTCGTGAACAAACCCAGTAGCCTACGCGATGCCAATGAGAAACTCTATACGGCTTGGTTTCCCCAGTGTTGCCCCCCCACCCTGGTCACCCGTAAGGCAACGCTACTGCGGGATTTTCTGGCTGAACAACAGGATATCGTCCTCAAGCCTTTAGATACCATGGGAGGGGCCTCCATCTTCCGGGTTCGTCAAGAGGACCCTAATCTGGCGGTTATTATTGAAACCCTGACCCACCAGGGCCAACGCCAGGTGATGGCTCAGCGCTACCTGCCGGAAATTCGCTTTGGCGACAAACGCATTTTAATGGTGGATGGCCAACCCATTCCTTATGCCCTTGCCCGCATCCCAGCGCCAGGGGAAACTCGCGGTAATCTTGCCGCCGGAGGCCGGGGTGAGGGGATTCCCCTCAGCGCCCGAGACTATTGGATCTGTGAGCAGGTGGGTCCCACCCTGAAGGCACGGGGACTTATCTTCGTAGGCCTAGACGTGATTGGCGATTATCTCACTGAGATTAATGTCACCAGCCCCACTTGCATCCGGGAATTGGATGCCCTTTATGGCCTCAATATCAGCGCCCAACTGATGGATTGCTTGGCCAGCCGGCTAGCACCACAAGCAAGGGCTTAA
- the glyQ gene encoding glycine--tRNA ligase subunit alpha, whose amino-acid sequence MISKPRPVAATMPATFQELILRLQQYWAEQGCVLLQPYDMEVGAGTFHPGTFLRAIGPEPWSAAYVQPSRRPTDGRYGDNPNRLQHYYQYQVVLKPSPLEIQDLYLGSLQMLGISPLVHDIRFVEDNWESPTLGAWGLGWEVWLNGMEITQFTYFQQVGGLECRPVTGEITYGLERIAMYLQGVSSVYDLIWTDGPLGRITYGDVFHQNEVEMSTYNFEQADTESLFAWFNSCEAESKRLIEAGLPLPAYEMVLKASHTFNLLDARRAISVTERQRYILRVRALARAVAEAYLARREALGFPMLAGVTKEAACA is encoded by the coding sequence TTGATCAGCAAGCCCCGCCCTGTTGCAGCGACCATGCCTGCAACTTTTCAGGAACTCATCTTGCGGCTGCAACAATATTGGGCTGAGCAGGGGTGTGTGCTTCTCCAGCCCTACGACATGGAGGTGGGCGCAGGGACCTTTCATCCCGGCACTTTTCTGCGCGCCATCGGCCCTGAGCCTTGGAGTGCCGCCTATGTCCAGCCTTCACGCCGTCCCACGGATGGGCGTTATGGGGATAATCCTAACCGGCTCCAGCATTATTACCAATACCAAGTAGTACTCAAGCCGTCGCCCTTGGAAATCCAAGATCTTTATTTAGGATCCCTGCAGATGCTGGGGATATCCCCCCTGGTGCATGATATCCGCTTTGTGGAAGACAACTGGGAATCCCCTACCCTGGGTGCTTGGGGACTGGGTTGGGAGGTGTGGCTGAATGGCATGGAAATTACCCAGTTTACCTACTTTCAACAGGTGGGGGGATTGGAATGCCGGCCCGTGACCGGCGAAATTACCTATGGCCTGGAGCGGATTGCCATGTATTTACAGGGGGTCAGCAGCGTCTACGATTTAATTTGGACCGATGGTCCCTTAGGGCGCATTACTTATGGGGATGTCTTTCACCAGAATGAGGTGGAGATGTCCACCTACAATTTTGAGCAAGCCGACACGGAAAGTTTATTCGCTTGGTTCAACAGTTGCGAGGCTGAAAGCAAGCGCTTGATTGAAGCCGGGTTGCCCTTGCCTGCCTATGAAATGGTCCTGAAAGCTTCCCATACCTTTAATCTTCTGGATGCCCGTCGTGCCATTTCGGTCACGGAGCGCCAACGTTACATTTTGCGAGTCCGGGCCCTGGCGCGGGCGGTGGCCGAGGCCTACCTGGCGCGACGGGAGGCCCTGGGATTTCCCATGTTGGCAGGAGTCACCAAGGAGGCGGCCTGTGCTTGA
- a CDS encoding translocation/assembly module TamB domain-containing protein gives MKFLRWVGALILLAVVLLMGSIAYVTQTEIGTRWLLTQAARVAPGELQTQQVEGRLGEALTLTGLRYRTPDFTLDIKHLHFAWRPAALLEATFWVERLHLREVSWRQERPPAPSAQEASMTLPEIQLPLKVRAESVRLQNLSWHPLGVSPVVIDTMVLRGNFDGQALEVAELGISAPQGQLEVRGGIAFQRAYPLEFAMGWKIPAPELGEVVGSGKVQGDLRQLTLRQEVQTPFPLQFRGRLFELLEQPRWVAVVEIPETELGHLSSQWPPLRLGLDLKGAGGLNQFKVRGSYQIQEARLGKLSGKLSGEQRAIGHWVLNQLSVQQIEGPAHLALRGEGMMAEGQPQLTLEGQWQDLAWPLTGTAQVSSDWGQLTLAGSPAAYQLQMSSALAGQNIPTSEWHLAGGGDTTQFGLEKLQGQLLDGFLRGSGNFRWSPALAWQLQLAGKSLNPAEQWPAWPGELAFSTHTRGTFEDSARTLMINLQTLSGSLRGYPVAAQGQVQLQETIWRIADLRVRSGDSQFSMEGTINEELGLDWRLASPDLSQLLPTAQGDLRAKGHLGGPLQQPALTLRLQGEKLAYQDLQLASVAADVNVDLQGKRPSQLWVEASDFTLGTQALHSLEFQGRGTPAQHELRLEVAAPEHSLDLEAQGSWRETAWQGQLSRALFTDSQTGRWETAAPAPLTLSPSRVDLAPWCWQQQSAQLCLGGGWQQGGVWQASLGMADFPLAVLAPLLPEKTTLEGTVAGEARMQGEARQLAQAQLQLNVSEGQLAQVAAEGQTLRFSHQGAQVKLRLEKDGGEGSFQLLLAEPSAAPVHASLRLPPAPWDLTALGQLPLEGQVSAAFDDLAFVELLLPELQAVQGQLEVDLDLGGRVAAPRLRGQVILQEGGAQVVPLGLALTGIRLRVEASEQERVTFEGEVHSGEGQLAFDGQARLDPTAGWPARVTVSGERFEAMETTEIRVLISPQLEIKVAAEGIRVEGEVAVPEANVEITDIKRRGGVPVSNDVVIVSQEKEAEAKALPIYARVRITLGDKVSVQALGFKGRVAGNLLVTETPGKVTRGNGELRVVEGQYKAYGQQLKIQQGRVIFAGPMNNPRLDVEAVRQIGDVIAGVRIQGLANAPVLTLFSEPAMNEDNILAYLLLGRPLATASGDEGELLAKAATSLGLSGGNLLAKRIGETFGLEEVGIETRGEDQSQALMLSKHLSPRLYIGYGIGIFERFNAFQMRYTLSEHWSLQAETGLESGVDLFYNLER, from the coding sequence GTGAAGTTTTTACGGTGGGTGGGTGCCCTTATCCTCTTGGCAGTGGTGTTGCTCATGGGCAGTATCGCCTATGTGACCCAGACTGAGATAGGGACCCGGTGGCTATTGACCCAAGCGGCGCGGGTGGCGCCAGGAGAGTTGCAGACCCAACAGGTGGAGGGGCGTTTGGGGGAGGCCCTTACCCTGACCGGGCTGCGCTACCGAACTCCGGATTTTACCCTGGACATCAAGCATCTTCACTTTGCCTGGCGGCCGGCAGCCTTGCTGGAGGCGACCTTCTGGGTTGAGCGGCTGCACCTTCGGGAGGTCAGTTGGCGTCAGGAGCGTCCTCCAGCGCCTAGTGCTCAAGAAGCGTCGATGACCCTTCCTGAGATACAACTCCCCTTAAAAGTGAGGGCAGAAAGTGTTCGGCTCCAGAATCTTTCCTGGCATCCGTTAGGGGTGTCCCCAGTGGTGATAGACACTATGGTTCTGAGGGGGAATTTCGATGGTCAGGCCCTAGAGGTGGCCGAGTTGGGAATCTCCGCCCCCCAAGGGCAACTGGAGGTGAGGGGAGGAATCGCTTTCCAGAGAGCTTATCCCCTGGAATTTGCCATGGGGTGGAAGATCCCGGCTCCTGAATTGGGGGAGGTGGTTGGCAGCGGCAAGGTGCAGGGGGATCTGCGCCAACTGACCCTTCGGCAAGAAGTTCAAACCCCCTTCCCTCTCCAATTCCGGGGCAGATTATTTGAACTATTGGAACAGCCACGCTGGGTAGCGGTCGTTGAGATTCCCGAAACCGAGCTGGGGCATTTGTCTTCCCAGTGGCCCCCCCTACGCCTCGGGTTGGATCTTAAAGGAGCCGGCGGACTCAACCAGTTTAAGGTGCGGGGTTCTTACCAGATCCAGGAAGCCCGATTGGGCAAGCTGAGTGGCAAGCTCTCAGGGGAACAGCGGGCAATAGGGCATTGGGTCTTAAATCAACTGAGTGTGCAGCAAATTGAGGGCCCCGCCCATTTAGCCCTTCGAGGGGAGGGGATGATGGCAGAGGGCCAACCCCAACTGACTCTGGAGGGGCAGTGGCAGGATCTGGCCTGGCCGTTGACGGGCACGGCCCAGGTCTCCAGTGATTGGGGACAATTGACTTTGGCGGGCTCTCCCGCAGCCTACCAATTGCAGATGAGCAGCGCCCTTGCGGGCCAGAACATCCCCACTAGCGAATGGCATTTAGCCGGCGGGGGGGATACCACCCAGTTCGGACTGGAAAAATTACAGGGACAGTTGTTGGATGGGTTCTTGCGCGGCTCGGGAAATTTTCGTTGGTCTCCCGCTTTGGCCTGGCAGTTGCAGTTAGCGGGGAAATCTCTCAACCCGGCGGAGCAATGGCCTGCATGGCCAGGGGAACTGGCCTTTAGCACCCATACCCGCGGTACTTTTGAGGATAGCGCCCGGACCCTCATGATCAATCTCCAAACCCTTTCCGGATCCTTGCGGGGCTATCCGGTGGCGGCCCAAGGACAGGTCCAACTTCAAGAGACGATCTGGCGTATTGCCGATTTGAGAGTCCGCTCGGGGGATTCCCAATTTTCAATGGAGGGAACAATCAACGAGGAGCTGGGGTTGGACTGGCGGCTTGCTTCTCCAGACCTTTCCCAATTGTTGCCTACAGCCCAGGGGGATTTGAGGGCCAAGGGTCATCTCGGCGGGCCGCTCCAGCAACCTGCGTTGACCCTTCGTCTCCAAGGGGAAAAGTTGGCCTATCAGGACCTTCAGTTGGCATCGGTGGCGGCTGATGTGAATGTAGACTTGCAGGGAAAGCGGCCCTCACAGCTCTGGGTCGAGGCGAGTGATTTCACTTTGGGGACGCAGGCGCTCCATTCCTTGGAATTCCAAGGGCGGGGGACACCAGCGCAACATGAGCTGCGCCTGGAGGTGGCAGCCCCGGAGCATTCCCTGGACCTTGAGGCCCAGGGTTCCTGGAGGGAAACGGCTTGGCAAGGGCAACTTTCTAGGGCTTTGTTCACGGACTCTCAAACGGGCCGCTGGGAGACAGCGGCTCCCGCCCCTCTCACCCTGAGCCCCAGCCGGGTTGACCTTGCTCCCTGGTGTTGGCAGCAACAGAGTGCTCAGCTTTGCCTTGGGGGGGGCTGGCAGCAGGGAGGCGTTTGGCAAGCCAGCCTTGGTATGGCGGATTTTCCTTTAGCGGTACTGGCGCCTCTTTTGCCGGAAAAAACCACTTTGGAAGGGACTGTTGCCGGTGAGGCTAGGATGCAAGGGGAGGCGCGCCAACTAGCCCAGGCCCAGTTGCAACTCAATGTTTCCGAGGGTCAGTTGGCCCAGGTGGCGGCTGAAGGGCAGACCCTACGTTTTTCCCATCAAGGGGCGCAAGTTAAGCTTCGCCTGGAAAAGGACGGGGGGGAAGGAAGTTTCCAGTTGCTTTTGGCGGAACCTAGTGCCGCGCCGGTTCATGCTTCCCTGCGTTTGCCTCCCGCCCCTTGGGATCTAACGGCCCTAGGGCAATTGCCGTTGGAAGGCCAGGTTTCAGCCGCTTTCGATGACCTTGCTTTTGTAGAGCTGTTGCTGCCGGAATTGCAGGCGGTTCAGGGGCAATTGGAGGTGGATTTGGATTTAGGGGGGCGGGTGGCCGCACCCCGGCTTCGCGGGCAAGTGATACTGCAAGAAGGGGGTGCCCAGGTGGTTCCCCTGGGCCTGGCATTGACGGGAATCCGGTTGCGGGTAGAGGCCAGTGAGCAGGAGAGGGTAACGTTTGAGGGGGAAGTCCATTCCGGTGAGGGGCAACTGGCTTTCGATGGCCAGGCTCGCCTGGACCCGACAGCAGGTTGGCCTGCCAGGGTGACGGTGTCAGGGGAACGCTTTGAAGCCATGGAAACCACTGAAATCCGGGTATTGATCTCGCCCCAGTTGGAGATAAAGGTGGCGGCAGAGGGGATTCGGGTGGAAGGGGAAGTTGCGGTCCCTGAGGCGAACGTAGAAATTACGGATATCAAGCGAAGGGGGGGCGTGCCGGTCTCTAACGATGTGGTGATAGTCTCCCAGGAAAAGGAAGCTGAAGCCAAGGCGCTCCCCATTTATGCCCGGGTTAGAATCACCCTGGGGGATAAAGTCTCGGTGCAGGCCTTGGGCTTTAAAGGACGGGTAGCAGGCAACCTGTTGGTGACCGAGACCCCTGGGAAAGTCACCAGGGGAAATGGCGAGTTGCGGGTGGTGGAGGGCCAGTATAAGGCCTATGGACAGCAGCTAAAGATTCAGCAGGGGCGGGTGATTTTCGCCGGGCCTATGAATAATCCTCGGCTAGATGTGGAGGCGGTGCGCCAGATCGGTGATGTCATTGCTGGAGTTCGAATTCAGGGTTTGGCGAATGCCCCGGTGCTGACTTTATTTTCCGAGCCGGCCATGAATGAGGATAATATTTTGGCCTATCTGCTCCTGGGACGGCCTTTGGCCACTGCGTCCGGTGATGAGGGCGAATTATTGGCGAAAGCTGCGACTTCTCTTGGCCTCTCCGGCGGCAATCTTTTGGCCAAACGAATTGGGGAAACCTTTGGCTTGGAGGAAGTCGGGATTGAAACCAGAGGGGAGGACCAGAGCCAGGCATTGATGCTGAGTAAACACCTTTCACCACGCCTTTATATTGGTTATGGAATCGGGATATTTGAACGCTTTAATGCCTTTCAGATGCGCTATACCTTGAGCGAGCATTGGAGCTTGCAAGCCGAGACTGGCCTTGAAAGCGGTGTCGATCTATTTTACAACTTGGAGCGCTAG
- a CDS encoding autotransporter assembly complex protein TamA, whose product MFQRTLFALLLLFLGIGSAWPQARLEVEVQGVEGKVLKNVMAYLSIVHHQEDPKLTVGQIRRLHDKAVDEIKTALVVYGYYWPQIQAELQPYPEQWLARYRVDPGPRMRVEEVNLNLTGEGTEDPAFQALQEDFPVKRKDPLNHADYEQGKAALQQLAAERGYFQAEFIQQKLQVDLEAYAATVVLHFDTGPRYRFGPVTFSETVVRPQLLARYVPFEEGEFYESSGLIELHKALVDSDYFAEVEVEPQPEQAVEHKVPIGVRLQAKKRHRYSAGVGFGTDTGPRINLGWENRYVNRRGHRFGFALRASEIRQAFDTNYVIPMRDPRTDQLGFASSFGRESTRTSDSRIAQVGVRRITARDGWRETLSLDYRWEDFEIDGESGTANLLMPGVIWYRSQADDPIYPRRGHRLSLELRGAAQELLSDNTFSQLTLRGKMVRSLGSRSRVLVRGALGMSLVSEFSELPPSVRFFAGGDQSVRGYAFNALGAKDEEDRVVGGRNLLVGSLEYEYRFLDKWAVATFYDAGNAFNDFSLDLRQGAGVGIRWISPVGPVRVDLAWALSKADTPIRLHVYLGPDL is encoded by the coding sequence ATGTTTCAGCGGACCTTATTCGCTCTTTTGCTCCTTTTCTTGGGGATCGGATCTGCTTGGCCTCAAGCCCGCCTTGAAGTAGAGGTGCAGGGTGTGGAAGGGAAAGTCCTGAAAAATGTGATGGCCTATCTCAGTATTGTCCACCACCAGGAGGACCCGAAGCTGACCGTGGGGCAAATTCGCCGCCTTCATGATAAGGCGGTGGATGAGATCAAGACCGCCCTAGTCGTTTATGGTTATTACTGGCCCCAGATCCAGGCGGAATTGCAACCATATCCCGAGCAATGGTTGGCCCGCTACCGGGTTGATCCGGGTCCCCGGATGAGGGTGGAGGAGGTGAATTTAAACCTTACCGGTGAGGGGACGGAGGACCCTGCTTTTCAGGCATTACAAGAGGACTTCCCTGTTAAAAGGAAGGATCCCCTGAATCACGCCGATTATGAGCAGGGGAAGGCCGCTTTGCAGCAATTAGCCGCTGAGCGTGGTTATTTTCAGGCGGAGTTTATCCAACAGAAGTTGCAGGTAGACCTTGAAGCCTATGCGGCTACCGTGGTCCTACATTTTGACACCGGCCCCCGTTACCGCTTTGGTCCGGTGACTTTTTCCGAGACCGTCGTGCGGCCCCAGCTCTTAGCCCGTTATGTGCCTTTTGAGGAAGGGGAGTTTTATGAAAGCTCAGGCCTGATTGAACTCCACAAAGCGTTAGTGGACAGCGATTATTTTGCTGAGGTGGAAGTGGAGCCTCAGCCTGAGCAGGCGGTGGAACACAAAGTACCCATAGGGGTTCGCTTACAAGCCAAGAAGCGCCATCGTTATTCGGCGGGAGTAGGTTTTGGGACAGACACGGGGCCGCGAATTAATCTGGGTTGGGAAAATCGATATGTTAATCGTCGCGGCCATCGCTTTGGTTTCGCCCTGAGAGCTTCAGAGATTCGCCAGGCTTTTGATACCAACTATGTGATCCCTATGCGAGACCCCCGTACGGATCAACTGGGATTTGCTTCCAGTTTTGGCCGAGAATCAACCCGCACCAGTGATAGCCGCATTGCCCAAGTGGGAGTCCGTCGGATCACGGCCCGGGACGGGTGGCGGGAAACCTTATCTTTGGATTATCGTTGGGAGGATTTTGAAATTGATGGGGAGTCGGGGACGGCCAATCTGTTGATGCCCGGTGTCATTTGGTATCGGAGCCAGGCCGACGATCCTATCTATCCCCGCCGCGGCCATCGCCTCAGTTTGGAACTGCGGGGAGCAGCGCAGGAGTTGCTTTCGGATAATACTTTTTCCCAGCTTACTCTGCGGGGGAAAATGGTCCGTAGCTTGGGGTCCCGCAGTCGGGTGCTAGTGCGGGGAGCGCTGGGGATGAGTTTGGTGTCGGAGTTTTCAGAGCTTCCGCCCTCGGTACGGTTTTTTGCGGGTGGTGATCAGAGTGTGCGGGGCTATGCTTTTAATGCCCTAGGGGCTAAAGACGAGGAGGATCGGGTGGTGGGGGGAAGAAATCTTCTGGTGGGTAGCCTGGAGTACGAATATCGCTTTCTCGATAAGTGGGCGGTGGCTACCTTTTATGATGCGGGAAATGCATTTAATGATTTCTCCTTGGATTTACGGCAAGGAGCAGGGGTGGGTATCCGCTGGATTTCCCCGGTAGGACCCGTCCGGGTGGATCTTGCCTGGGCCCTTTCTAAGGCCGATACGCCTATTCGCTTACATGTCTACTTAGGTCCTGATTTGTGA
- the glyS gene encoding glycine--tRNA ligase subunit beta codes for MLETRDLLIEIGTEELPPKALRKLSESLTQELSQRLQAAGLAYGSLKGYGAPRRLAVWVQELTASQPDRVLERRGPALTAAFDDEGRATAAAQGFARSCGVPVDELESLESEKGAWLVHRQRRQGAPTRELLPDILAQSLQALPIPKRMRWNDLSVEFIRPVHWLVLLFGDEAIPAELLGVQADRETRGHRFHHPAPLYLAEPAAYGPLLETEGKVLADFSVRREAIYAQVVEAAKKVGGEALVEDALLDEVTGLVEWPVALAGRFEPDFLQLPEEVLIATMQDHQKYFPVRDGQGHLLPYFITVSNIESEQPEAVVEGNERVIRPRLADAAFFYATDRKESLASRCGKLKKITFQEKLGSVFERTERLAQLARSIAISIGGNGDWAERAGLLSKCDLVTEMVTEFPELQGIMGRYYALRDDEPAEVAEALREQYLPRFAGDKLPGTPTGQALSLADRLDTLVGLFGIGEPPSGDRDPYGLRRAALGVLRIIIEAELGLDLRLLLERGCQAYGGRLTESNTAAQVHDYLLERLRGYYLEAGFRPDEIEAVLVLKPGRPWDFDRRLKGVASFRELPEAESLSAANKRIRNILRKSKEKIPPQVEPGLLQDPAEQALATQMYDLEREVSPLLERQDYQAALRALASLRGAVDRFFDEVMVMVEDPALRANRLALLERLQTLFLQVADISRLQS; via the coding sequence GTGCTTGAAACCCGGGACCTGTTAATCGAAATTGGCACCGAAGAGCTGCCCCCTAAAGCCCTGCGCAAACTGTCCGAGAGCCTGACCCAAGAACTTAGCCAAAGATTGCAGGCGGCAGGATTAGCCTATGGGAGTTTGAAAGGCTATGGCGCGCCACGACGCTTGGCTGTGTGGGTGCAGGAGTTGACCGCTTCCCAACCCGATCGGGTGCTGGAGCGTCGGGGGCCGGCACTGACAGCGGCTTTTGATGATGAGGGCAGAGCGACTGCTGCGGCCCAGGGTTTTGCCCGAAGCTGTGGCGTGCCGGTGGATGAGCTAGAGAGCTTGGAGAGTGAGAAGGGGGCTTGGTTAGTGCACCGGCAACGGCGGCAGGGGGCGCCCACCCGGGAATTACTGCCGGATATTCTGGCCCAGTCCCTTCAGGCCTTGCCCATTCCCAAGCGCATGCGCTGGAATGACCTCTCGGTAGAGTTTATCCGCCCCGTCCATTGGTTAGTGCTCCTTTTTGGGGATGAAGCTATTCCTGCAGAGTTGCTAGGTGTCCAAGCGGACCGAGAGACTCGGGGCCATCGTTTTCATCATCCTGCCCCCCTCTATCTGGCGGAACCTGCCGCCTACGGGCCGTTATTGGAGACCGAAGGCAAGGTGCTCGCCGATTTTTCTGTCCGTCGTGAGGCCATCTATGCCCAGGTGGTGGAGGCTGCCAAGAAGGTAGGCGGGGAAGCCCTGGTGGAGGATGCTTTGTTGGATGAAGTCACCGGTTTGGTTGAATGGCCGGTGGCCCTGGCGGGACGATTTGAACCGGACTTTCTCCAGTTGCCGGAAGAGGTCCTCATCGCCACCATGCAAGACCATCAGAAATATTTTCCAGTGCGGGATGGTCAAGGGCATTTGCTGCCCTACTTTATTACCGTGTCCAATATCGAAAGCGAGCAGCCGGAGGCGGTGGTAGAAGGCAATGAACGGGTGATCCGGCCCCGTCTTGCCGATGCGGCTTTTTTCTATGCCACCGATCGCAAGGAATCCCTAGCCAGCCGCTGCGGGAAGCTAAAAAAAATCACCTTCCAGGAGAAGCTAGGAAGCGTTTTTGAGAGGACTGAGCGGCTGGCACAACTTGCCCGGAGCATTGCTATCAGTATTGGCGGCAATGGGGATTGGGCGGAGCGTGCTGGGCTGTTGTCCAAGTGTGATTTGGTCACCGAGATGGTCACCGAATTCCCGGAACTACAAGGGATCATGGGCCGTTATTATGCCCTCCGGGATGATGAACCGGCGGAGGTGGCGGAGGCGCTTCGGGAGCAATATTTGCCCCGCTTTGCAGGTGATAAGCTGCCAGGGACCCCTACGGGTCAGGCGCTCAGTTTGGCGGATCGTTTGGACACCTTGGTGGGGTTATTTGGTATCGGGGAACCGCCAAGTGGTGATAGGGACCCCTATGGCCTGCGCCGGGCTGCTTTGGGGGTATTGCGTATTATTATCGAGGCTGAGCTTGGGCTGGATCTTCGTCTTTTACTGGAGAGGGGTTGTCAGGCCTATGGGGGTCGTCTGACGGAAAGCAATACCGCAGCTCAAGTCCATGATTACTTGCTAGAGCGCCTTCGGGGTTACTACTTGGAAGCCGGTTTCCGGCCCGATGAAATCGAAGCAGTTTTGGTTTTAAAGCCCGGACGGCCCTGGGATTTTGATCGTCGCCTCAAAGGAGTCGCCTCTTTCCGTGAACTTCCCGAGGCGGAGTCCTTATCGGCGGCAAATAAGCGGATCCGAAACATTCTCCGCAAGAGTAAGGAGAAGATTCCGCCCCAGGTGGAACCTGGACTGCTGCAAGATCCCGCAGAGCAGGCCCTAGCCACCCAAATGTACGATCTGGAACGGGAAGTGTCCCCTTTGTTGGAGCGACAGGATTACCAGGCTGCATTAAGGGCCTTGGCAAGTTTACGGGGGGCGGTAGATCGATTTTTCGACGAAGTGATGGTCATGGTCGAAGACCCCGCCCTGCGTGCTAACCGTTTAGCCCTCTTGGAGCGCTTACAAACCTTATTCCTCCAGGTGGCGGATATCTCCCGGTTGCAGAGTTAA